A stretch of Lactuca sativa cultivar Salinas chromosome 6, Lsat_Salinas_v11, whole genome shotgun sequence DNA encodes these proteins:
- the LOC111906073 gene encoding uncharacterized protein LOC111906073 translates to MASKLNVLRSKVAEASKFLSKNGNTYYKHTLEQNKKYIQDPPTIEKCQQLSNQLLYTRLASIPSRYDAFWKELEYVKQLVKTRHELKTEDMGIAALFGLECFAWYCAGEIVGRGFTITGYYV, encoded by the exons ATGGCATCAAAGTTGAATGTCTTACGTTCaaaggtagctgaagcctcaaaGTTTTTGTCCAAGAATGGAAACACCTACTACAAACACACACTAGAGCAAAACAAGAAATACATTCAAGATCCACCAACTATAGAAAAATGTCAGCAATTATCAAATCAGCTACTTTACACTCGTCTTGCCAG TATTCCAAGTCGCTATGATGCATTCTGGAAAGAGCTTGAGTATGTGAAGCAACTGGTAAAGACAAGGCATGAGCTTAAAACTGAAGATATGGGAATTGCTGCTCTTTTTGGGTTGGAATGTTTTGCTTGGTATTGTGCTGGAGAGATTGTGGGAAGAGGATTTACTATTACCGGTTACTATGTTTAA
- the LOC111906072 gene encoding uncharacterized protein LOC111906072: MAEEAQYSSGADYATTKRKYDDSTTPPPPSSTRRATGFSAPIIPSQSPDSAPAYNSVPPPVDEIELAKQRAQEIAARIFSSAEAKRPKFDNGGGGGGYDSNDSKGFSSGPPDYGQKTYSTTAVSSAYGYGNPSKKIDIPNGRVGVIIGKGGETIKYLQMQSGAKIQVTRDMDSDPHSLTRTVELTGTSESIAKAEQLIKDVLAEAESGGSGIVSRRMPGESGGAEQFVMKVPNNKVGLIIGKGGETIKNMQASTGARIQVIPLHPPPGDTSTERTVQIDGSSEQIEAAKQLVNEVISENRPRNSMGSGGGGYSQQGYQARPQTNTWAPPAPQMQQQGYGYMQPGAYPGQPAQYSQPQYGGYPRSGGYAAGWDQSGQQTAPGAAAAGGAGGGYDYYNQQQAPQTQPPGGTVAAADGSGYGYSQQGQGYGQDGYGGYSQSGYAQGYDQQGYGNPAAGYNETSDGQTGSYGGQGDTTAAQAPPPASGAQSGYVQPPPPAAASYGSYGAQPPSGYGGYGQKPPVTPPAYGQPPPQQSPNAAPQGGGYAQPASYSGYGQADASGQRPPYGGAAAGYGQAAYGQQPAAAAYGGSYGGGYPQQPPAYAGDAAAPATQASQGSSGGGAVAKASPQQS; encoded by the exons ATGGCTGAGGAAGCACAGTATTCGTCCGGAGCGGACTACGCCACCACGAAACGCAAGTATGATGACTCAACTACACCACCTCCGCCTTCATCCACCCGTCGAGCCACTGGATTTTCCGCTCCCATAATCCCTTCACAGTCTCCCGACTCCGCCCCGGCTTACAACAGCGTACCTCCACCCGTAGATGAGATCGAGCTGGCTAAACAGAGAGCACAGGAGATCGCTGCTCGTATCTTCAGCAGCGCCGAGGCCAAACGCCCGAAGTTCGATAATGGCGGAGGCGGCGGCGGATATGATTCCAATGATAGCAAGGGGTTCAGCTCCGGTCCTCCGG ATTATGGACAAAAGACTTATTCGACAACTGCTGTATCTTCCGCTTATGGTTATGGCAACCCAAGTAAAAAGATCGACATCCCAAATGGAAGGGTAGGTGTGATAATTGGTAAAGGTGGAGAGACTATAAAATATCTTCAGATGCAATCTGGAGCAAAGATCCAAGTTACCAGAGACATGGATTCAGATCCTCATTCACTCACCCGAACTGTAGAGCTAACAGGTACTTCAGAATCAATAGCAAAGGCTGAGCAGTTGATTAAGGATGTGCTTGCTGAG GCCGAGTCAGGAGGTTCTGGCATAGTTTCTAGAAGAATGCCTGGTGAGTCGGGTGGTGCTGAACAATTTGTGATGAAAGTACCTAACAACAAG GTTGGTCTTATTATTGGTAAAGGGGGGGAGACCATAAAGAATATGCAAGCTAGTACAGGAGCTCGTATTCAG GTGATACCACTACACCCACCCCCTGGTGATACTTCAACAGAGAGGACAGTACAGATAGATGGATCCAGTGAACAGATTGAGGCTGCAAAACAGTTGGTTAATGAAGTAATCAGTGAG AATCGTCCGAGAAACTCAATGGGAAGCGGTGGAGGAGGATATTCACAGCAAGGCTACCAAGCTCGACCCCAGACAAACACCTGGGCCCCACCCGCACCCCAAATGCAACAACAAGGCTATGGTTACATGCAACCAGGTGCATACCCCGGTCAGCCCGCTCAATACTCCCAACCTCAATACGGCGGCTACCCTCGTTCAGGCGGATACGCCGCCGGCTGGGACCAGTCCGGTCAGCAAACAGCACCAGGAGCTGCTGCTGCTGGTGGTgctggtggtggttatgattacTACAACCAGCAACAAGCTCCCCAAACCCAACCTCCTGGCGGCACCGTGGCTGCAGCAGACGGGTCTGGTTACGGGTACAGTCAGCAAGGTCAAGGTTACGGTCAAGATGGGTATGGTGGGTACTCGCAATCTGGTTATGCACAAGGATACGATCAACAAGGCTATGGTAATCCGGCAGCTGGATATAATGAGACCTCTGATGGTCAAACTGGTTCATATGGTGGACAAGGTGATACCACTGCTGCTCAAGCTCCACCACCTGCATCTGGAGCTCAATCTGGTTATGTTCAGCCTCCGCCGCCTGCTGCTGCTTCATATGGTTCCTACGGGGCTCAGCCGCCTTCTGGATATGGTGGATATGGACAGAAGCCTCCTGTTACTCCACCAGCTTACGGGCAGCCGCCGCCACAGCAGTCTCCTAATGCTGCCCCACAAGGTGGTGGCTATGCCCAACCAGCTTCTTATAGTGGTTATGGGCAGGCGGATGCAAGCGGTCAACGTCCTCCTTATGGTGGTGCTGCTGCTGGGTATGGACAAGCAGCATATGGGCAGCAGCCAGCAGCAGCAGCATATGGAGGATCGTATGGCGGTGGTTACCCCCAGCAACCTCCTGCATATGCCGGCGATGCAGCTGCTCCGGCAACCCAAGCAAGTCAGGGTAGCAGTGGTGGTGGTGCGGTTGCTAAAGCTTCACCTCAGCAAAGTTGA
- the LOC111906071 gene encoding uncharacterized protein LOC111906071, producing MTGGPWTKSRIKCKDKTVSSQKATCPWVVLISRSDEESDWMVKTLVHEHRCVQSRSIKACTSKFLATTILQQVEGNPIIPVKALRVELQKTYEVGMSRMKVFRAKQLAQKHVHRDYEKQYSLLRDYVLELQQCNPGTTVKIDVYSEPNANLETRMFKRIYVCLGALKLGFKAGLRDFLGFDGAFMKGPYPGQVLTAVGLDSNNGIYPLAYAIVEAENKSSWSWFLECLGEDLELSTNSNFTFISDRQKGILPAIANLFPSAEHRFCLRYIHENMKLQWRGKEHRDHLWECATATTVRHFDRFMEDFNKFNSKACDWLKKIPPKHWARAHISGRAHTNILLNNLCEVFNSKLLDARDKPIITCLEYIREYLMKRICIVQNVIDKSQGPLTPTATKLLDGVKKDASQYTCIFNGAEKTQVTGTMGEQFVVNWRDRNCSCRHTEITGIPCSHLVSAIWDKVEHGAKNVPPLEEWVHPCYRLSTWNEMYKYKVQPINGRSMWPKSDCPTTLTPPKHTKQVGRPKKKRKRAQTEEPNNQGKSLTRKFLTVTCSKCKNKGHNSRSCKGQGGQTEVRNVVAGGKKLSKAKKQGDGKKEKPKMKEKTKLKDKSKMKEKV from the exons ATGACAGGTGGGCCATGGACAAAAAGTAGAATCAAATGCAAGGACAAAACAGTCAGTTCACAAAAAGCAACATGCCCTTGGGTGGTATTAATTTCTAGATCTGATGAAGAAAGCGATTGGATGGTGAAAACTTTGGTTCATGAGCATAGATGTGTGCAGTCAAGATCTATTAAAGCGTGTACTTCTAAGTTTCTTGCAACCACCATTCTTCAACAAGTGGAAGGAAACCCAATTATCCCAGTCAAAGCTTTGCGTGTAGAGTTACAAAAGACATACGAGGTGGGGATGTCAAGAATGAAGGTCTTTAGGGCTAAACAGCTTGCACAGAAACATGTTCACAGAGATTATGAAAAGCAATACAGCCTTCTCAGGGATTATGTACTAGAATTACAACAGTGCAACCCAGGAACAACTGTGAAGATTGATGTATACAGTGAACCAAATGCAAACTTGGAAACTAGGATGTTTAAGAGAATTTATGTCTGTTTGGGTGCATTAAAACTGGGTTTTAAGGCAGGTTTAAGAGATTTCTTAGGATTCGATGGGGCTTTCATGAAGGGACCTTACCCTGGACAGGTTCTCACTGCTGTGGGTCTTGATTCCAATAATGGGATCTACCCACTAGCATATGCCATAGTTGAAGCCGAGAACAAAAGCTCATGGAGTTGGTTTCTAGAGTGTCTAGGTGAAGATTTGGAGTTGTCTACAAATTCAAACTTCACATTTATTTCTGACAGGCAAAAG GGGATTTTACCTGCCATTGCCAACCTATTCCCTAGCGCTGAACACAGGTTTTGTTTAAGATATATTCACGAAAACATGAAGCTACAATGGAGGGGGAAGGAGCACAGAGATCATTTATGGGAATGTGCAACAGCAACAACAGTTAGACACTTTGACAGATTCATGGAAGATTTTAACAAGTTCAATTCAAAGGCATGTGATTGGTTAAAGAAAATTCCACCCAAACATTGGGCCAGAGCACATATTTCAG GAAGAGCACATACAAATATTTTGTTGAATAATTTATGTGAAGTTTTCAACTCAAAGTTGTTAGATGCTCGAGACAAACCTATAATTACATGTTTAGAATATATTAGGGAATACTTAATGAAACGAATTTGTATTGTGCAAAATGTGATAGATAAGTCTCAAGGGCCTCTTACCCCAACAGCCACAAAACTTTTAGATGGAGTTAAGAAAGATGCTTCTCAATACACTTGCATATTTAATGGTGCTGAGAAGACTCAAGTTACTGGGACAATGGGGGAACAATTTGTGGTTAATTGGAGGGACAGGAACTGTAGTTGCAGGCATACAGAGATCACTGGGATACCATGCTCTCATCTTGTTAGTGCCATTTGGGATAAGGTTGAGCATGGGGCAAAAAATGTCCCACCTCTTGAGGAGTGGGTACATCCATGTTATAGGTTAAGCACATGGAATGAAATGTACAAGTACAAAGTTCAACCAATCAATGGAAGAAGTATGTGGCCAAAGTCAGATTGCCCCACAACACTAACACCCCCCAAACATACTAAACAG GTGGGGAGACCAAAAAAGAAGAGAAAGAGAGCTCAAACTGAAGAACCAAATAATCAAGGTAAAAGTTTGACCAGGAAGTTCCTTACAGTTACTTGTAGCAAATGCAAGAACAAGGGTCACAACTCTAGGAGTTGCAAGGGACAAGGGGGACAAACTGAAGTTAGAAATGTGGTGGCAGGGGGCAAGAAGCTTAGCAAGGCAAAGAAGCAGGGAGATGGAAAAAAGGAGAAACCTAAAATGAAGGAGAAAACCAAACTTAAGGATAAATCCAAAATGaaggaaaaagtttga